Part of the Triticum urartu cultivar G1812 chromosome 2, Tu2.1, whole genome shotgun sequence genome, ctagtgacactctgtttgtctatgtattcacacatgtattatgtttccagttaatacaattctagcatgaataataaacatttatcatgatataaggaaataaataataactttattattgcctctagggcatattcccttCACGATGGGGGTTGAGTGGCACAGGGACAGGGAAGGGGGAACAGCTGGGCCGGTCGGCGAAGGGGGGCAATGGGGGCAGTGGGTGGCGACGGGCATGGGGAAGATAGGGTGAGTGGTGGGGGCGAAGGATGGCAATGGGAGTTTATATACCCGCGAATGGGCGTGCCCCGACAGAAAACTACGGCGGGTTTGCCCCGTCCGGGTGGGAAACGGGCGTGAAACGCGACGGCGGCCATTAATTGGCCCTTGTCTTGGTGTAAAAGCCCCTGCGGCATTGGCAGGGGCGGAAGCAGCGGCCGTACAGACGAAAACGCCATTGATCGAGATGCGCGTGGGAGGAAGAGGCCAAGATGAAACTACCCTCCCGTGTGACCGGTTGCGGTATGGCGGGCGCTTCATATCAATGTCCCCCAGCCTCCAAATATGGAGGCTCGGCTCGATTTTGAGCGAGCTCCATGAATTATGTGGGCCAAGGGGCATATGGCGGCTTTGCTAGAGTGGCCTTTTCAGCCAAAATTGCCGTATCGGCAGTTATTATGCTGATCGGCCTGATATAGCACTTTTAGAGTTCGAAAATGCATAGGAGCTCTCGGATGCTATGCACCCTATATGAAtagtaaaataaaaaaaatactaggaaaataaaaaaatctgaaatttcgGGGTATCAAACCTGGTCGTTCATTCTACTCATGTATGAAGTTCCGCGACGAAATGGCATCCATGTATTCTTAGTGAAGAAAATACAGTCCGACATACGATTCATTCAAACAGTTTcttttatataattttttagttttttttttgctgaaaataccatggacgtCATTTCTTCACGAAACTTCACATGGGAGTAGAATGGTTGATCAGGTTTGACACccaaaaatttcagatttttttatttttcctagcGTTTTTTATTATTTTACTATTTATATAGGGTGCATGGCACCCGAAAGCTCCTAATCCGTGTCGTTGCTCTAATATAGCACATATATGCAGTATATTTTTTCTCTTTCTAAAAGGATGCCAATGGACATAATTTTTCCAAATAAATTGCGAGTGCGCATAGTATTCCCACATGTACGTATGCGAATTGATTCTTTTTAGGGGCTACTTTTTAAATGCACTTCTTTTTCTGGACCAGGAGCAAACCATAAGGTCTGATTTATTCCGTTGCTAGACATCTGTCTTGCCTTTTGGTCCCTGATCTTAGAACATTTCTCGTCGTCAACGTAACGTTACATGCTCTCTTTGTGTATTGTTTTGCAGTGCACTTGTACTGAtattctttttttttttgaggataCTTGTACTGATATTCTACGTGTACAAGATATCAAACGGAGGCAAAGAGGTTTACTTCCCAGTGAGTGCCGAGTGAGCCTGATGGATCTCGTATCTCCAGTCTTCTGGTGTAGATGTTGCCTCTACGAATGCCAAATGCCCAAATAGTAACTGTGAAGCAAACCATATCTGTTGTTGCCTATTTTATTCTTGTGAGACAAATATTGGATTATATCCTGAAACATAGTATATGGCTGACATGAAAAGCCATGATACAGAACTCTGCAATTGTGTGGTACATAGTATATATCGGCCTCTTGGCCTGTCTCCAGCTACATTTTCATTCATCTCTCTAGTCTATAATGCAATGCTGTAATGGGACCAACCGACCATGATACGGATATTGCTGTGAGGTTTGGTCATGATCAAGGAGGGGTTCTGCGCTCGATTTCGATGGGCAGGCCGCGCGGCGGCGACGGCATGGGGTCCCTCACGAAGGTGTTCTCCTTGCAGCAGAGCTTCCACCTGAACTGCCTCACCAGGTGGTGCATCGTCACCAGCGTCTCGATCCTGGAAAACTCTATCCCGGGGCATATCCTCGGGCCGCCGCCAAAGGCGACAAAGGAGCACGGTGGCGCTGCCGACGCCGTTTGGTTCTCGAACCGGGACGGGTCGAACTTGGTCGGCTCCTGAAAGATGCTCGCGTTCATGTGGGTCACGTTTGCCGTCCAGAACACCTGAGGTTTATACTTATTACATCAGGTTTATGAGCAGGCAAAGTTGCTGATGCTTTCTACGGTTGCTACGAATTGTGCTAGGCGGCAAAAGTTAGTAAGTGACCTGCCATCCTTTTGGGATGGAGTAGCCGTCGAACTCCACGTCCTCGAGTGCCCTTCTGAAGTTGCCGAACACTGGAGGGACGATGCGGAGTGTCTCCTGCGCGACCCGCCACGTGAACTTCATCTTCGTCAGGTCTTCCCAGGTGAGAGCCTCTCCATCGCCTTTGTTCCTGGCAATCTCTTCATGCTCTGTGTCACGAAACACACACATCATGACCCTGGGCCCTGGCAGGTTGGCACTTGTTGCCGATTGTCGTGCATACCGATACATTGTGGAATACTAATGGTTCTGGTTCACTGCTCACTTGCCTTGGACCATGGCGGCGAGGGTGGCGTCATCGTTGGCAAGGTGGCGGACCATGAACGTCATGAGGATGGACGACGTGTCGTGGCCGGCGATGAGGGCAACCATGGCGTTGTCGACGATCTCCTCGTCGGTCAGCAGCCGCTCTCCATGGTCGTCCCTCAGGCTGAGCAGGCAGGTGATGAGGTCGTTGTTCCGCGACGCCGCCTTACCGTGCTCCAGCTGCTTCGCCTTCTTCTCCCGCGTGATCCCCTCCAGCACCCGGCGGGCTCTGCCGCTAGCCTTGAGGCTCCGGCTGAAGGCCGTGAACGGCAGGTTCGCCGGGATGGCCCACATGCCCTCGATCATGCGCACGAAGTCGCCGGCCAGGGCGTCCCGCACGCCGCCTCTCTCGAGCCCGAAGAGCAGCGCGGAGATGATGTCGAACGTCAGCCGCTTCATCAGCGGCAGCACCGTCACGGTGGCGCGGCCGGCCCAGTTCTCCTCGAGGTGGCGCCGCACCTCGCCGTCGATCCTGCCCACGTACATCTTGAGCATGTCCGGCCTCAGGAACTCAAGAAGAGCGCCGCGGACGCGCCGGTGGTCGGCGCCGTGGAGGTCCAGGATGCTGTTCTCTCCGAGTATGCGCTGCACGGACCGGGGCTGCCGCGTGGAGAGCGCGCTGCTGAAGAACATGAACTTGTTGGCCGCCGGTCCAGCCAGGAGCACCGTCGGTGTGCCGAACAGTGACAGCTTCGACACGGGCCCGTACCTGTCGATCCTATCCTGTATCCACCGGCTGCCGCCGTCGCCGCGCATGGCCCGGAGGAGGCTGAGGCTCTGGCCGATCACCGGCAGGCCGAGGGAGCCCGGCGGCAGGTTGGCCGGCTGAGCTTTCTTGGCTCTGGCGAGGAGGTGGATGGCAATGGATGAGGCGGTGACAACCAGTGCCACGACTACGGCCAAGTAATCCATTGGGAGCGATCGGTGTTAAGATGATACTTCAACCTGAAGCTGGAACTGCAGACGAACTTCGGAACATATATATATACGTAGGAGAGCATGAGCGTGTTACTTCAACCTGAACCTGGTTAGACGAATTAAGAATTATGCATCGGAGATTTCAAAGAAGAAAGAATCTTGCATTGCCAACGAGCTTCAAAGCGCTGAAATGCCCTCTCGGTAGAAGACGAAAAAGGTATGTACTCTTATGTAGTTTTGATTGATCTGCTTGCCCGTAAATTTGATGTAGCCTTGTTCCCGCCCATAttccacacacaaaaaaacaaagaaaaacatgTCGCTTTACTATTTTCTGTCACTGTCGCTCTAGAGCCGACAGCCACCAATGCATAAGCATGCATGTCTCCTTGCCAATATGACATCTCGCCACGAATGCTCCGACCTCGTCGGGAAACGGCAACCAAGGCGCCTGGGAGCATCTATCATAACTCATTTTCGTGTATTCTTTTCATCCAAATATATAGGCCTGGGAGCATCTATCATCATAGTCGTCAAATTTGGCCTCATATACTTCCTCCGAAGTTTTTTTACTCAGTGCATAACTTCTCACACGCATACCAAGGAAAGAGTGGATCTGTTAAGGGTCTGTTTGGTTTCAAATAAgtcaccaacttataagtcaaaaaataaaaaaagtgaCTTAAAGGGTGTTTGTTTCCAGTGACTTATTGGTTTAGGGACTTAAaaaagtccctataagtcccatctaaaccaaacaagagggacttatagggacttaaaatgggcatttgggacttatgaaataagactcttaaggagggacttatagggacttatagttgtaatatggtcttatagagacttataagtctcagaaaccaaacaggtagggactttttagggacttaagacttataagttgggactaaaaaaagtcttaggacttatgaaccaaacatgGCCTTATTTTGCCCAACAGACCCAACTTATAAGTCGCCCCAATttataagtcataagttgctccacccaaacttaaaacttataagtcaTCCCCTTTTGCGTGGGTCCCACCAATTTTTCATAAAAAAACAAGACGAGAAGGTGTTGtcaggtgacttataagtcaggtgacaaccaaacaggcatgacttataagtcactggttttaagtcacctgacttataagtcaggtgacttattgGAATCAAATAGGccctaagagggtgcttggatgtgttttagtcccatgactaaaagtagtgggactaaaacttgctagcctcatccatgcttggatccaaatactaaaaagactaaaatcaagttattgagcatttattatccttcAAACCCTCCAATTCAAAACTCACATGTGTTAAAGAAGAGGAATTaaatgaggagagagagggcTAATACATATTTTAGTAGGTTTCCTATGACTAAAAATTTTTAGGCTCAAGACTAGTCCTAGCCTCTCTTTAGTCaagggtgcttggaactttagcctctaaAAAACAGACTAAAAATAGTCCCTTgaatccaagcaccctctaattCTGGACCAATATGCCCCTGCTTTTGCGTGGGATAGAACGCTGGCTGTTATTAATTGCATGCAGCTGATTGGCCCTTTCTATCAAATCGGCAGAAAAACAGCCTTGCATGCACGCATGCACTCCTCGATTCCAGCACTGTAATTAACCCACACATATGACTGGTTGCATGGGAGGTGGGTGACGAGGGCAGAGTAGGAAAGCATGGAGAAAAAAGAGGTACGCACAGAGCATTGAGGAAAAAAATCAACAAAAGTTATGCGCAGAGTATTTAGGATCAGAGGGAGTACGTCCGAGAACGCGTCCACGGACAGCATGGGCACATCCCTCATATGCCCTTGTCCACCGTCATCTTCTTCATTTTTCATCCCCAAATTCATACAAAACCATGCAACATCGATTACATAGAAACaatatcataaataaaacataGAGGACGCATCAAACAATCAAAAGATTAACATAGTTCAGCGCCAGACAACCTAAAGATCAACATAGTTCACCGTCAGACAACCAAAAGATCACGCTAGCCGGACAGGAACGTTCTACTAGAAATATACACGAATTTAAAGGACGGGATGTGAATTCACCGGCGCGGGGCCTTGCTCTTCCTCTTGTCATCCCTGAGTTTGTCCGTAGAACATGCATGGCAAAGACCGTGTAGAGGTCGTCGGCCAGGGGCCATATCAGAAGCTGCCATCGGAGCTGGCAGTGGAGGTGGATGAGGTGTATAGGGCAGCCCGGCGAAAGACCTGGCGTCGCAGGCCTGCTCCGCGGAGAGGCTTCTGTATCACCTGCAGCCCGCTCGGACGCGTCGATGCTCTCCCACAACACCTTCGCATTCTTACGGCAGTGGGCGGCCGTCTGCGCAAAGTTCAACAGTCGGGGCATGATCTCACGTAGGACCTGGTGATCGTCGTCAAGGAAGACAGGCGGGCGATGGGAGCGGAGCCGCACCGGCTAGATTCAACTGCCTTAAATCATGTTACTTCCAAAGTGCACACAACCATCCACCCGGCACAATGAGCACACAACCGTCCATGGAGCTTTAAAATCTAAGTGTCAGGGCACCTGATTAGGCGACCCCACCTGTAAGCAACCAAGGCCAGGGTGGTGCACATCCAACCCTTACACGCAAGCCAAATGTGCGNNNNNNNNNNNNNNNNNNNNNNNNNNNNNNNNNNNNNNNNNNNNNNNNNNNNNNNNNNNNNNNNNNNNNNNNNNNNNNNNNNNNNNNNNNNNNNNNNNNNNNNNNNNNNNNNNNNNNNNNNNNNNNNNNNNNNNNNNNNNNNNNNNNNNNNNNNNNNNNNNNNNNNNNNNNNNNNNNNNNNNNNNNNNNNNNNNNNNNNNNNNNNNNNNNNNNNNNNNNNNNNNNNNNNNNNNNNNNNNNNNNNNNNNNNNNNNNNNNNNNNNNNNNNNNNNNNNNNNNNNNNNNNNNNNNNNNNNNNNNNNNNNNNNNNNNNNNNNNNNNNNNNNNNNNNNNNNNNNNNNNNNNNNNNNNNNNNNNNNNNNNNNNNNNNNNNNNNNNNNNNNNNNNNNNNNNNNNNNNNNNNNNNNNNNNNNNNNNNNNNNNNNNNNNNNNNNNNNNNNNNNNNNNNNNNNNNNNNNNNNNNNNNNNNNNNNNNNNNNNNNNNNNNNNNNNNNNNNNNNNNNNNNNNNNNNNNNNNNNNNNNNNNNNNNNNNNNNNNNNNNNNNNNNNNNNNNNNNNNNNNNNNNNNNNNNNNNNNNNNNNNNNNNNNNNNNNNNNNNNNNNNNNNNNNNNNNNNNNNNNNNNNNNNNNNNNNNNNNNNNNNNNNNNNNNNNNNNNNNNNNNNNNNNNNNNNNNNNNNNNNNNNNNNNNNNNNNNNNNNNNNNNNNNNNNNNNNNNNNNNNNNNNNNNNNNNNNNNNNNNNNNNNNNNNNNNNNNNNNNNNNNNNNNNNNNNNNNNNNNNNNNNNNNNNNNNNNNNNNNNNNNNNNNNNNNNNNNNNNNNNNNNNNNNNNNNNNNNNNNNNNNNNNNNNNNNNNNNNNNNNNNNNNNNNNNNNNNNNNNNNNNNNNNNNNNNNNNNNNNNNNNNNNNNNNNNNNNNNNNNNNNNNNNNNNNNNNNNNNNNNNNNNNNNNNNNNNNNNNNNNNNNNNNNNNNNNNNNNNNNNNNNNNNNNNNNNNNNNNNacaatccaccaaagcaggagtagggttttacgcatcctcgcggcccgaacctggataaacgaaccgtgtgctacctgttagatctgctcttctcacgaccccgcgccccgctaaccatagtagggattcttgtgatcccataggtgtcgttcccaccgacacaatccctaggtagatatggtggactctcgtggcaaaactgggtttaaggatatttggaagcacaagtagtatctcaacttggtgcaaagaatttggctagcatgagagggaaaggcaagctcaacatgttggatgatccatgataatataatttatttcagatgtaagaaagcataacccattacgttgtcttccttgtccaacatcaactctttagcatgtcatattttaatgagtgctcacaatcataaaagatgtccaagatagtatatttatatgtgaaaacctctctttctttattacttcctattaattgcaacaatgaccaaaactatgcttttCAACTCccaacaatttttattcatcatactctttatatgtgaagtcataactctccataagatccatatgatctctttatttctttttattctttctcctttattttattccctcaagatcatagcaagataatcaagcccttgactcaacactaatatttatttattatatatagctcacggactcgattgcatagaaggatcataaagcaaaactcaaaactagatcatactaaaactttattctactagatcaagatattaccaaaaggatcgaactaagaaagacggtaaagataaaagtgtgatggtgatacgataccgtggcactcccccaagcttggcagttgccaaggggagtgcccatacccatgtgtttatttctccttcttcggaggtggtggtgatggagttgttgatggcatgtgcttcttccttaatttgcgcttgaggatagAATTTTGCTCCCTTAGGTCACCGATCTCCTGCTTAAGGCTTAATACCTTTTTGCAAAGTTCATGtttgttctcctgcaagaggcgaaaagggataaactcgatttCAGGTTTCTTTAGTCTATCGGGGAGGCTTGAcattttgaactccacatgcatgtccctaggttgaggtagtgggatgataacccacaagtataggggatcaattgtagcctctttcgataagtaagagtgttgaacccaacgaggagctaaaggtagaacaaatattccctcaagttctatcgaccaccgatacaactctacgcacgcttaacgttcactttacctagaacaagtatgaaactagaagtactttgtaggtgtttttggataggtttgcaagataataaagagcaagtaaataaaaagtgggggctgtttagataaagacacaactaagttagttttagtaaagagctttttgttacaagaaagttatttgtcctaggcaatcgataactagaccgataatcattattgcaattttatctgagggagaggcataagctaacatactttctctacttggatcatatgcacttatgattggaactctagcaagcatccgcaactactaaagatcattaaggtaaaacccaaccatagcattaaattatcaagtcccctttatgcCATACGCAAataacctacttactcgggtatgtgcttctgtcactcacgccacccaccataagcaaatcatgaacatattgcaaaccctatagcgggaatccctcacgcttgcgcaacacggagagcaccataggacagcaccaataataaaacatgcatctcaaaccaatcacgatcatcaaataacccataggacaaaacggatctactcagacatcataggatagccatacatcattgggaaataatatatagcgttgagcaccatgtttaagtagagattacagcgggtaagagagaggttacaccgctgcatagagggggaaagagttggtgatgatggtggtgaagttgttggtgaagattgcggtgatgatgatagcccccggtggcactccggtgccaccggaagcgaagGGGAGAGAGcgcccctccttcttattcttcctt contains:
- the LOC125541514 gene encoding cytochrome P450 716B1-like produces the protein MDYLAVVVALVVTASSIAIHLLARAKKAQPANLPPGSLGLPVIGQSLSLLRAMRGDGGSRWIQDRIDRYGPVSKLSLFGTPTVLLAGPAANKFMFFSSALSTRQPRSVQRILGENSILDLHGADHRRVRGALLEFLRPDMLKMYVGRIDGEVRRHLEENWAGRATVTVLPLMKRLTFDIISALLFGLERGGVRDALAGDFVRMIEGMWAIPANLPFTAFSRSLKASGRARRVLEGITREKKAKQLEHGKAASRNNDLITCLLSLRDDHGERLLTDEEIVDNAMVALIAGHDTSSILMTFMVRHLANDDATLAAMVQEHEEIARNKGDGEALTWEDLTKMKFTWRVAQETLRIVPPVFGNFRRALEDVEFDGYSIPKGWQVFWTANVTHMNASIFQEPTKFDPSRFENQTASAAPPCSFVAFGGGPRICPGIEFSRIETLVTMHHLVRQFRWKLCCKENTFVRDPMPSPPRGLPIEIERRTPP